In Sphingobacterium zeae, one genomic interval encodes:
- a CDS encoding HAD family hydrolase: MNKFNVKGIIFDYGGTLDTNGGHWGAVIWSGYEKYEVPVNLNAFQEAYSYAERQMALQPIIKPDFDFLAVLKAKLNVQFEYLIAAGYELDKTLADKIAFDGYSLAKNTVNQVKPLLISLREKYPIVMVSNFYGNLKSVLADFGILPYFQSVVESAVVGVRKPDPAIYALGVDKLGLPAQEIVVVGDSYSKDMVPAKAVGCQTLWLKGQTWGEDKLQDTSAADQQFTSIFDLIDFV, translated from the coding sequence ATGAATAAGTTTAACGTTAAGGGAATTATTTTTGATTATGGTGGAACCTTGGATACGAATGGTGGTCATTGGGGAGCTGTTATCTGGTCGGGTTATGAGAAGTACGAGGTTCCTGTAAATTTGAACGCTTTTCAGGAAGCCTATAGTTACGCAGAACGTCAAATGGCTTTACAGCCGATTATTAAGCCGGATTTTGATTTTTTAGCGGTACTGAAGGCAAAGCTTAATGTACAATTTGAATACCTTATTGCTGCGGGGTACGAACTGGATAAAACATTAGCTGATAAAATTGCATTTGATGGCTACTCCCTCGCGAAGAATACAGTTAATCAGGTGAAGCCGCTTCTAATTTCACTGCGTGAAAAATATCCAATTGTCATGGTTTCCAACTTTTATGGCAATCTGAAATCTGTCCTCGCCGATTTTGGTATTTTACCTTATTTTCAGTCCGTTGTGGAATCTGCCGTTGTCGGTGTACGCAAACCTGATCCTGCAATCTATGCATTAGGTGTCGACAAATTAGGACTTCCTGCCCAAGAAATCGTTGTCGTAGGTGATTCGTATAGTAAAGATATGGTCCCGGCTAAAGCCGTTGGATGTCAAACCTTATGGTTGAAAGGACAGACTTGGGGCGAAGATAAACTGCAGGATACTTCTGCCGCAGATCAGCAGTTTACAAGTATCTTCGATTTAATCGACTTTGTTTAA
- a CDS encoding lysylphosphatidylglycerol synthase transmembrane domain-containing protein — MGSKIYKVLFMLIGIGTLAYMIQAMGIDEIWNNLENIGWWFLPVLGSWAVLYWMNAMAFKAIIEEPELPQTDVPFWKVLQLTISGYAINYITPFVALGGEPYRIIELKKYVGGSKAGSSVLLYGVMHILSHILFWVASVFLILWFVPASTMVNVACAAIFVMAIICTWLFTKFYKKGITVSLLKALSKLPLVGKKVNHLLETKYETLNDVDQQVKNLFQNRRDRFYKALFWEFVARVVGCFEIYFIGLALDINIDFVDAMIISSGSSLFANLVFFFPMQLGTREGGLAMAVMSIGLPAKVGIFMGVVTRIREIVWIMIGLGWMSLVKKK; from the coding sequence ATGGGGAGTAAGATCTATAAAGTACTCTTTATGCTGATTGGTATAGGTACACTTGCCTATATGATTCAGGCAATGGGCATTGATGAGATTTGGAACAACCTCGAAAATATAGGATGGTGGTTTTTGCCTGTACTGGGCAGTTGGGCTGTACTCTACTGGATGAATGCAATGGCATTTAAGGCCATTATTGAAGAGCCCGAATTACCTCAGACGGACGTGCCTTTTTGGAAGGTGTTACAACTGACGATATCTGGTTATGCAATCAATTATATCACGCCATTTGTCGCCTTAGGGGGAGAGCCATATCGTATTATTGAACTCAAAAAATATGTGGGAGGCTCGAAGGCTGGTTCTTCGGTACTGTTGTATGGCGTCATGCACATCTTGTCCCATATTTTATTTTGGGTAGCTTCTGTTTTCCTCATCCTTTGGTTTGTACCGGCCAGTACGATGGTGAATGTGGCCTGTGCTGCGATTTTTGTAATGGCTATTATTTGTACTTGGCTATTTACAAAATTTTATAAGAAGGGAATTACAGTTTCTCTTTTGAAAGCATTGTCTAAATTACCTTTGGTCGGTAAAAAAGTCAATCATTTGTTGGAAACCAAGTATGAAACCTTAAATGATGTGGATCAGCAGGTGAAAAACCTTTTTCAAAATCGCCGCGACCGTTTCTACAAAGCTCTTTTTTGGGAGTTTGTAGCACGGGTAGTGGGGTGTTTTGAGATTTATTTCATTGGTTTAGCACTAGATATCAATATTGATTTTGTTGATGCCATGATCATTAGCTCAGGTTCTTCATTATTTGCCAATCTGGTGTTTTTCTTCCCCATGCAATTGGGGACTCGCGAGGGCGGATTAGCCATGGCTGTGATGAGTATAGGATTGCCCGCTAAAGTCGGTATTTTTATGGGCGTTGTCACGCGAATTAGAGAAATTGTATGGATTATGATCGGCTTGGGCTGGATGAGTTTAGTAAAAAAGAAATAA
- a CDS encoding CDP-alcohol phosphatidyltransferase family protein: MQKEQVNVIEEANLSAFEQSLKSNDTEEQIDIWFYRPIGYRIAKVCAKIGITPNAVTIISIFFGVAAGILFYYPALWINVIGMLLLVFANSLDSADGQLARMTDNKSRFGRILDGFAGDFWFASIHIAICLRSINEGWSQWLWVFCVLAGVSHMIQSAMADYYRNVHLYFIKGKAGK; this comes from the coding sequence ATGCAGAAAGAACAAGTTAATGTAATCGAAGAAGCAAATTTGAGTGCATTCGAACAATCTTTAAAATCTAATGATACCGAAGAGCAAATTGACATCTGGTTTTATCGACCTATTGGTTATCGCATCGCAAAAGTCTGTGCTAAAATAGGTATTACGCCTAATGCAGTGACGATTATTAGTATCTTTTTTGGTGTTGCTGCGGGTATTTTATTCTATTACCCAGCGCTGTGGATTAATGTGATTGGTATGCTTTTATTGGTTTTTGCCAACTCTTTAGACAGTGCCGATGGGCAGCTTGCAAGAATGACAGACAACAAAAGTCGTTTTGGCCGTATCTTGGATGGTTTTGCCGGTGATTTTTGGTTTGCTTCCATTCATATAGCAATCTGTCTGCGCAGTATCAATGAGGGGTGGTCACAATGGTTATGGGTTTTTTGTGTGCTTGCAGGTGTATCGCATATGATTCAGTCAGCAATGGCCGATTATTACCGCAATGTTCACTTGTATTTTATAAAAGGTAAAGCCGGAAAGTGA
- a CDS encoding nucleotidyltransferase family protein — translation MQLEEMEFAIIAAGEGSRLRKEGFNLPKPLLPLHGVPLIERLIRIFAKEGAQKVHVIINKQSPELKLFLEKTTFELPIVLLEEDTESSLHSFALLVKNNPDWSSCCLTTTDTVFKPHEFHAYLDDFHHHKTADAFMAVTPFIDDESPLYVNTNQQLEVEAFLDRATPETRYVSGGIYCFRKAAMDCALSSVAAGNSRMRNFQRALLENSLKVEAFVFEKVVDIDHLKDREVAEQFLSEEVS, via the coding sequence TTGCAATTAGAAGAGATGGAATTTGCTATTATAGCAGCGGGAGAAGGTTCTCGATTGCGAAAGGAGGGATTCAATTTACCGAAACCCTTGCTACCATTACATGGAGTTCCATTAATTGAACGATTGATTCGCATATTTGCCAAAGAAGGAGCACAAAAAGTTCATGTCATCATCAATAAACAATCTCCGGAATTGAAATTGTTTTTGGAAAAAACGACTTTTGAGTTACCTATTGTGCTGCTAGAGGAAGATACTGAAAGTTCCTTGCACAGTTTTGCTTTGCTTGTTAAAAACAATCCTGATTGGTCTTCCTGTTGTCTTACGACAACCGATACGGTTTTTAAGCCACATGAATTTCATGCCTATTTAGATGATTTTCATCACCATAAAACTGCAGATGCTTTTATGGCTGTTACCCCTTTTATTGATGACGAGAGCCCTTTGTATGTCAATACCAACCAACAACTTGAGGTGGAAGCTTTCTTAGATAGGGCGACACCAGAAACGAGATATGTTTCCGGCGGAATATATTGTTTTCGTAAAGCCGCCATGGATTGTGCATTAAGTTCCGTTGCTGCTGGAAATTCCAGAATGCGTAATTTTCAGCGTGCTTTACTGGAAAATAGTTTGAAAGTTGAAGCATTTGTGTTTGAAAAAGTCGTCGATATTGATCACCTAAAAGATCGAGAAGTCGCAGAACAATTTTTGAGTGAGGAAGTTAGTTAG
- a CDS encoding inositol-3-phosphate synthase — translation MGQQVKDANGKLGILIPGLGAVATTLIAGVASINKGFSKPIGSVSQLSRIRLGKRTENRNPLIKDFVPLAKLEDVVFGGWDVYEDNVYEAASKAQVLEQGQLDAVKAELEAIQPMKAVFDRNFVKNLDGTHIKSEKTRRELADAVQRDIREFKEKNGLDRVVLVWCGSTERYIETNEAFSTLAKLEEALDNDDQRIPPSMIYCYAALKEGAPYVNGAPNLTCDVPAIVELAHENGVAIAGKDFKTGQTLMKTIVAPGLQARALGVEGWFSTNILGNRDGLVLDDPENFKTKEVSKLSVLEEILDAKKNPELYGDLYHKVRINYYPPHGDNKESWDNIDIFGWLGYKMQIKINFLCRDSILAAPVALDLALFIDLAQRAGMSGIQEWLSFYLKSPQTAPGLPPEHDIFKQLMKLQNTLRHIMGEDLITHLGLDYYQELVDSIQ, via the coding sequence ATGGGACAACAAGTGAAAGATGCCAATGGGAAATTGGGTATTCTTATTCCGGGATTAGGTGCTGTGGCTACAACATTGATCGCTGGTGTGGCATCTATAAACAAAGGTTTTTCAAAACCAATCGGATCTGTTTCTCAATTGAGCAGAATTCGTCTGGGTAAACGCACTGAGAACAGAAATCCATTAATTAAAGATTTCGTCCCTTTAGCAAAATTGGAAGATGTAGTTTTTGGCGGATGGGACGTATATGAAGATAACGTATACGAGGCTGCGTCAAAAGCACAGGTATTGGAGCAAGGTCAATTGGATGCTGTTAAAGCGGAATTGGAGGCTATCCAACCAATGAAGGCTGTGTTTGATCGTAATTTTGTTAAAAATTTAGATGGAACACACATCAAATCTGAAAAAACTCGTCGTGAATTGGCAGATGCCGTACAACGAGATATTCGTGAATTTAAAGAGAAAAATGGATTAGACCGCGTCGTATTGGTATGGTGTGGCTCTACAGAACGTTATATTGAAACGAACGAAGCTTTTTCAACTTTAGCTAAATTGGAAGAGGCTTTGGATAATGACGATCAGCGCATTCCGCCAAGCATGATTTACTGTTATGCGGCTTTAAAGGAAGGTGCTCCTTATGTCAATGGTGCACCAAATTTAACGTGTGATGTTCCGGCAATCGTCGAGCTCGCGCACGAAAACGGGGTAGCTATTGCAGGTAAAGACTTTAAAACAGGTCAGACATTAATGAAAACAATCGTAGCACCAGGTCTTCAGGCAAGAGCTTTAGGTGTTGAAGGTTGGTTCTCAACCAACATCTTGGGCAACCGCGATGGATTGGTATTAGATGATCCTGAAAATTTCAAAACAAAAGAAGTCTCTAAATTATCGGTATTGGAAGAGATATTAGATGCGAAAAAGAATCCGGAGTTGTACGGTGACCTTTATCACAAAGTGCGCATCAATTATTATCCTCCTCATGGTGATAATAAAGAGTCTTGGGACAACATTGATATCTTCGGTTGGTTGGGCTACAAGATGCAGATTAAGATCAATTTCTTGTGCCGTGATTCAATTTTAGCAGCTCCAGTTGCGTTGGATTTAGCACTTTTTATCGATTTGGCTCAACGTGCAGGTATGTCAGGTATTCAAGAGTGGTTGTCATTTTACTTGAAATCGCCTCAAACGGCTCCAGGTTTACCGCCAGAACATGATATCTTCAAACAATTGATGAAATTGCAAAATACATTGCGTCACATTATGGGTGAAGATTTAATCACGCACTTGGGATTGGATTATTACCAAGAGCTCGTAGATAGCATTCAATAA
- a CDS encoding CocE/NonD family hydrolase, with protein MKNTISYLTLTFLCASHLHAQTAADSAYVRDFYEKTEVTIPMRDGKKLFTAIYSPKDKSKKYPVLLNRTPYTVAPYGQNEYKKSLGNFPAMMRDGYIFVYQDVRGKWMSEGDFEDIRPTTYSKDKKAIDESTDTYDALEWLRKNLKNYNGNAGLYGISYPGFYSTVGLVKTHPSLKAVSPQAPVTDWYIGDDFHHNGVLFLQDAFTFMSTFGVPRPKPITPDQFKSKIQIKEADKYNFFLEAGTARELKEKYFGDSVQFWNNLFKHPDYDDFWKSRVITNALQEVKPAVMVVGGFFDAEDAYGTFKTYQSIEDKSKKNNSILVAGPWYHGGWVRSEGNFLGDIQFDKKTSITYQEQFEQPFFKYYLKDEGSFTPSEATIFVSGANEWKYFEQWPPKNVETKKLYFHPQGKLAFDKVQRTDSWDEYVTDPNKPVPHQGGLIQNRTREYMVDDQRFAASRPDVMVYQTEPLTEDITIVGPIKNHLKVSSTGTDADYVVKLIDVYPNDAPSYQGKTMAGYQMMVRGEIMAGKYRNGFEKAEALTPGMVEKVNFEMPDVAHTFKKGHRIMVQVQNSWFPLAERNPQVFLAPYTATKADFQKATQRIFHDVNNATYIEFYMLKD; from the coding sequence ATGAAAAATACGATTTCGTACCTCACTTTAACGTTTTTATGTGCCAGCCATTTACATGCTCAAACAGCTGCCGACTCTGCTTACGTTAGAGATTTTTATGAAAAAACTGAAGTAACAATACCAATGAGAGATGGAAAAAAATTGTTTACTGCGATCTATAGTCCAAAAGATAAATCCAAGAAGTATCCAGTTTTGCTCAACAGAACGCCTTATACTGTTGCTCCCTATGGGCAAAATGAATATAAGAAAAGTCTCGGAAACTTTCCGGCAATGATGCGTGACGGTTATATTTTCGTCTATCAGGATGTGCGCGGTAAGTGGATGAGTGAAGGCGATTTTGAGGATATACGTCCAACGACATACAGCAAAGATAAAAAAGCAATTGATGAAAGTACAGACACCTACGATGCACTGGAATGGTTGCGGAAGAATCTTAAAAACTACAATGGTAACGCGGGGCTTTACGGAATCTCCTACCCGGGCTTCTATTCTACTGTAGGGCTTGTCAAAACACATCCAAGCTTAAAAGCAGTCTCGCCCCAGGCTCCGGTAACAGATTGGTATATCGGCGATGACTTCCATCATAACGGCGTCTTGTTTCTGCAGGATGCGTTTACCTTTATGTCAACCTTTGGCGTCCCGCGTCCCAAGCCCATCACGCCAGATCAATTTAAAAGCAAAATTCAGATCAAAGAAGCGGATAAATACAACTTCTTTTTAGAAGCTGGAACAGCACGAGAACTTAAAGAAAAATATTTTGGCGATTCTGTTCAATTCTGGAATAACCTGTTTAAACATCCCGATTATGACGATTTTTGGAAATCGCGTGTAATTACCAACGCTTTACAGGAGGTGAAACCAGCAGTGATGGTCGTAGGGGGCTTCTTCGATGCTGAAGATGCCTATGGAACATTTAAGACCTATCAATCGATTGAAGACAAAAGTAAAAAAAACAATTCGATTTTAGTGGCTGGGCCTTGGTATCATGGCGGCTGGGTACGATCAGAGGGAAACTTTCTGGGGGATATTCAATTTGATAAAAAAACCAGCATTACGTATCAGGAACAATTTGAGCAACCATTTTTCAAATATTACCTGAAAGATGAAGGGAGTTTCACTCCTTCCGAAGCTACTATTTTTGTATCGGGCGCCAACGAATGGAAATATTTTGAGCAATGGCCTCCGAAAAATGTAGAGACAAAAAAACTCTACTTCCATCCTCAGGGAAAACTGGCATTTGACAAAGTGCAACGTACAGATTCCTGGGATGAATATGTAACTGACCCCAATAAACCCGTCCCACATCAAGGTGGCTTAATTCAAAACCGAACACGGGAATATATGGTTGATGACCAGCGATTTGCAGCCAGCCGTCCTGACGTAATGGTATATCAAACAGAGCCTTTGACCGAGGATATTACGATTGTAGGTCCCATCAAAAACCATCTTAAAGTGTCCTCAACGGGTACAGATGCAGACTATGTCGTTAAACTGATTGATGTTTATCCGAATGATGCACCGAGCTATCAAGGAAAAACAATGGCCGGATACCAAATGATGGTTCGCGGAGAAATTATGGCCGGAAAATATCGAAATGGTTTTGAAAAAGCAGAGGCACTAACGCCAGGAATGGTCGAAAAGGTGAATTTTGAAATGCCAGATGTGGCACATACGTTCAAAAAAGGGCATCGGATAATGGTTCAGGTACAAAACTCCTGGTTTCCCCTAGCAGAACGAAATCCACAGGTATTCTTGGCACCATATACCGCTACCAAAGCTGATTTTCAGAAAGCTACCCAACGGATCTTTCATGATGTGAATAATGCGACATATATTGAATTTTACATGCTTAAGGATTGA
- a CDS encoding NYN domain-containing protein encodes MAEHGDLQIAILIDADNVSYRKIEEILNEVKRYGIPTIKRIYGDWTNPYVEKWKDKLLTHAITPIQQYSYTQGKNSTDSALIIDAMDILHSDRVDGFCIVSSDSDFTRLATRLRESGKLVIGIGEKKTPKPFIASCDKFIYVEIFEKNQKKETVVKKKQQTQPKPNPVENVTSIAVLDEETLELLKDTVDDTADENGWAFLGEIGSLFNKRKPDFDARNYGYDKMSHLFKAYREDFEIEERNTDKSRIKHYYIRNIIKRPLSAVIPTATLDSEPKIVSNSTTTTEHTDKPANQNGRKKGRPGKGQDKVLAEITQKEMVQSSAAPEQKIEVTTPTSGDLPSSMLFPSEGNKITADDVKKTQIRITKEFKPLFPTKSQKLRIMINAGEYECNFTYRGRGFHVLKLGKEAATQLALTEGIQIQIVRLNEVSFSLQNKSV; translated from the coding sequence ATGGCAGAACATGGGGATTTGCAAATCGCAATACTAATCGATGCGGACAATGTATCTTATCGAAAGATCGAAGAGATTTTGAATGAAGTCAAAAGATATGGAATTCCAACCATCAAACGCATCTACGGAGACTGGACCAATCCTTACGTTGAAAAATGGAAGGACAAACTTCTTACCCATGCCATTACTCCAATCCAACAATACAGTTATACACAAGGCAAAAATTCGACCGATTCGGCATTAATTATTGACGCCATGGATATTCTGCATTCGGACAGAGTGGATGGATTTTGTATCGTTTCAAGCGATAGTGACTTCACCCGTTTAGCCACACGTTTACGGGAGTCGGGTAAACTTGTTATTGGTATTGGTGAAAAAAAGACTCCCAAGCCTTTTATCGCCTCCTGTGATAAATTCATTTACGTCGAAATATTTGAAAAAAATCAAAAGAAAGAAACGGTAGTAAAGAAAAAGCAACAAACGCAGCCTAAACCAAATCCTGTTGAAAATGTAACGAGCATAGCAGTACTGGATGAGGAAACCCTAGAACTTTTGAAAGACACTGTGGATGATACAGCGGATGAAAATGGCTGGGCATTCCTGGGAGAGATTGGAAGTCTTTTTAATAAAAGGAAGCCTGACTTTGATGCGCGCAATTATGGATACGATAAGATGTCCCACCTTTTCAAAGCGTATAGAGAAGATTTTGAAATTGAGGAAAGGAACACAGACAAATCGCGTATTAAACACTATTACATCCGCAACATCATTAAGCGTCCTTTGTCCGCTGTAATACCTACAGCGACGCTTGATAGTGAACCAAAAATAGTTTCAAACAGTACAACTACAACGGAACATACAGACAAACCAGCAAATCAAAACGGTAGAAAAAAAGGAAGGCCCGGGAAAGGGCAAGATAAAGTACTTGCTGAAATAACGCAAAAAGAGATGGTGCAAAGCTCTGCGGCGCCGGAACAGAAAATAGAAGTCACTACTCCAACATCAGGCGATTTGCCCAGCAGTATGTTATTCCCTTCGGAAGGCAATAAGATCACTGCGGATGATGTTAAAAAGACACAGATCCGGATCACAAAGGAATTTAAACCTTTGTTTCCAACCAAATCCCAAAAATTGAGGATTATGATCAACGCTGGTGAGTATGAATGTAATTTCACCTATCGGGGCAGAGGCTTTCACGTCCTTAAATTAGGAAAGGAAGCGGCAACGCAACTTGCTCTCACTGAGGGAATCCAAATACAAATTGTTAGACTGAACGAAGTAAGCTTTAGCCTTCAAAATAAATCGGTATAG
- a CDS encoding DUF2625 domain-containing protein: MKSLKELIDTGNSGWKLVQSWMKEATNSYEVLTRDPKRADEELLRAQITTKSPMGAIIHQTGGILIDGGWLRILGSGSPKLNRGIMEWNKGKSFVKEGEKGGFLLIADDVLGGYFAINAGALGDAIGQVYYFAQDTLEWESLECGYSDFIFWALKGDVAQFYETFKWKGWNDDVKSLNGNQVFSFYPFLWTDEARDFRKVDRKPVAIDENYHFTMEFAGGR; encoded by the coding sequence ATGAAAAGTCTAAAAGAATTGATAGATACAGGTAATTCTGGATGGAAGCTCGTGCAGAGTTGGATGAAAGAAGCGACAAATTCATATGAAGTGCTTACCCGCGATCCAAAGAGAGCTGATGAAGAACTTCTACGTGCACAGATCACCACGAAATCTCCAATGGGAGCCATTATCCACCAGACTGGTGGCATTTTAATCGATGGAGGCTGGCTACGAATTTTAGGTTCAGGTTCGCCAAAGCTCAACCGCGGAATTATGGAATGGAATAAAGGAAAAAGCTTTGTTAAGGAAGGTGAAAAAGGTGGTTTTCTACTCATAGCTGATGACGTTTTGGGTGGCTACTTTGCCATCAATGCAGGGGCTCTAGGTGATGCTATTGGACAGGTTTACTATTTTGCGCAAGATACTTTAGAATGGGAGAGTTTGGAATGTGGCTATTCGGACTTTATCTTTTGGGCATTAAAAGGGGATGTTGCACAGTTTTATGAAACGTTCAAATGGAAAGGCTGGAATGACGATGTGAAATCCCTAAATGGTAATCAGGTATTTTCGTTTTACCCGTTTCTATGGACGGATGAAGCGCGGGACTTTCGAAAAGTGGACCGTAAGCCTGTGGCTATTGACGAGAACTACCACTTTACCATGGAATTTGCAGGCGGACGTTAA
- a CDS encoding YfiT family bacillithiol transferase, which translates to MQHELEKLRYPIGRFAIPDAIDHTLLNDWIKTITDFPARLKSEVGDLTDDMLEKRYRPEGWTIRQVVHHCADSHMNSFIRFKLALTEEDPTIKLYEEKLWAELPDAKIIPIESSVKLLEGLHERWGILLKSLTTEQLERGFIHPATKRLISLKVNIGLYAWHCNHHLMHIANAKNY; encoded by the coding sequence ATGCAACATGAATTAGAAAAACTCAGATATCCTATCGGTCGCTTCGCCATACCAGATGCTATTGACCACACACTATTGAATGACTGGATTAAAACAATTACAGATTTTCCGGCTAGATTAAAGTCCGAAGTCGGGGATCTAACGGACGATATGTTGGAGAAACGCTACCGCCCCGAAGGGTGGACCATTCGTCAGGTTGTTCATCACTGTGCCGACAGCCATATGAACAGCTTCATCCGATTCAAATTGGCCTTGACAGAAGAAGACCCTACCATCAAATTATATGAAGAAAAATTGTGGGCCGAACTTCCAGACGCCAAGATAATTCCCATCGAAAGTTCGGTAAAATTGCTTGAAGGCCTACATGAACGTTGGGGGATTCTGCTCAAAAGCCTAACCACTGAACAGCTAGAAAGAGGATTTATTCATCCGGCTACCAAAAGGTTAATTTCTTTAAAGGTAAACATTGGCTTATATGCCTGGCATTGCAACCATCACCTCATGCACATTGCCAATGCCAAAAACTATTAA
- a CDS encoding WG repeat-containing protein, which produces MAHRIYIYNVNLKTKETYSFYLAEWNYEIPILMRPLLSANIRSKGSQLFANKKDGIARLRYFYALLADRYRLHYKKKYYEPVNRMFEFLEALPFDTFQIDGRDVFSMNAEKDTLQAKAWAEEISMQALLYQQAVDEQSLDPLGTLVETSGYSSFLDALQTDWIDYGLGLWSEELLRDKGAEVFEAEGKKGLKNAKGDLLIPTIYDEIFEFNKEGIAVVEANGRFGYIDSSGAELIACQYSDAFDARYINGNNYAEVEVAGKRGVLHIDTNQLSVPALYDELDWIAYGFLNAKQGEGNILLSVEREVIISDPAAEPFMYDYNKLFYSRQKGTIKRKYYLMDGQYLGSFLEGSLQPLANRYFWIKPNKLQQKITVIQPNGNILDEGIDRIIVLEGYRSIAYLKKKKWQIYSLEQEIFRLEDSLIEKVAVDSIQQYRKDIFVVGCSHTQGIYDAHRGEWLLEPADVYQKIEHCFLDFMRIHCPQGMCYFDTKLKFCSELYDYICSPFHYPAPKAISGELLLLFKGERLFYVDLNRNVIEIPETAFGYLYTERHQLQGRDQSYFVQFYQAWMKRKGDGYEQYIDEE; this is translated from the coding sequence ATGGCACATCGCATTTATATTTATAATGTAAATCTCAAGACCAAAGAAACATACTCTTTTTATCTGGCCGAATGGAATTACGAAATTCCCATCCTCATGCGGCCTTTATTATCGGCCAATATCCGGTCCAAAGGTAGCCAGCTTTTTGCAAATAAGAAAGATGGGATCGCGAGGCTTCGCTATTTTTATGCGTTGTTGGCCGATAGGTATCGATTGCATTATAAAAAAAAATATTATGAGCCGGTGAACCGGATGTTTGAATTTTTGGAAGCCTTGCCTTTCGATACATTTCAGATCGATGGACGGGATGTATTTAGCATGAACGCGGAGAAAGATACCCTGCAGGCCAAAGCATGGGCCGAAGAAATCAGCATGCAAGCCTTATTGTATCAACAAGCTGTCGATGAACAATCCTTAGATCCGTTGGGTACGCTGGTGGAAACTTCTGGTTATTCTTCTTTTTTGGATGCTCTTCAAACCGATTGGATTGATTACGGATTGGGATTATGGTCGGAAGAGCTTTTGCGGGACAAAGGAGCTGAGGTTTTTGAAGCAGAGGGAAAGAAAGGGTTAAAAAATGCGAAGGGTGATCTCCTGATTCCGACAATATACGATGAAATATTCGAATTCAATAAAGAGGGTATCGCTGTAGTTGAAGCAAATGGACGATTTGGCTATATCGATTCGAGCGGCGCCGAATTGATAGCCTGTCAATATAGCGATGCTTTTGATGCGCGGTATATCAACGGAAACAACTACGCAGAAGTGGAAGTGGCGGGAAAACGCGGAGTACTACATATTGATACCAACCAGCTGAGTGTACCTGCCTTATACGATGAGCTTGACTGGATTGCGTATGGCTTTTTAAATGCGAAACAAGGGGAGGGCAACATTCTCCTTTCGGTTGAAAGAGAAGTGATTATTTCAGATCCTGCGGCTGAGCCGTTTATGTATGACTATAACAAGCTGTTCTATAGCCGGCAAAAAGGAACGATAAAACGGAAATATTATCTCATGGACGGTCAGTACTTGGGGAGTTTTTTGGAAGGTAGCCTCCAGCCGTTGGCCAATCGATATTTTTGGATTAAACCTAATAAGCTACAGCAAAAAATCACTGTCATTCAACCCAATGGTAATATCTTGGATGAAGGAATCGACCGGATTATTGTGTTAGAAGGCTACCGGAGTATCGCCTATCTCAAGAAGAAGAAATGGCAGATTTATTCGCTTGAACAAGAGATATTCCGACTGGAGGATAGTCTGATAGAAAAAGTCGCAGTAGATAGTATACAGCAGTACCGTAAAGATATTTTTGTCGTAGGCTGCTCCCACACCCAGGGGATTTATGATGCGCATCGCGGAGAGTGGTTACTTGAACCTGCCGATGTCTATCAGAAAATCGAACATTGCTTTTTGGATTTTATGCGCATACACTGCCCTCAGGGAATGTGCTATTTCGATACGAAGCTTAAGTTTTGTAGTGAGCTTTACGATTATATCTGTTCGCCTTTTCACTATCCAGCGCCCAAGGCTATCTCAGGCGAACTCCTGTTGCTTTTTAAGGGAGAGAGGCTGTTTTATGTCGACTTAAACCGAAATGTGATAGAAATACCTGAGACGGCATTCGGATATTTATATACTGAGCGCCATCAGCTACAGGGACGCGATCAAAGCTATTTTGTACAGTTTTATCAAGCTTGGATGAAACGTAAGGGGGATGGATATGAACAGTATATCGATGAGGAATAA